In Candidatus Bipolaricaulota bacterium, a genomic segment contains:
- a CDS encoding nucleotidyl transferase AbiEii/AbiGii toxin family protein encodes MKDRALQLAAAAPQGQRRNILREYVQAHILYSLQSVRAFEQIAFVGGTALRFLYGLHRYSEDLDFSLERGDGYNFDRLLDRVESDLVKAGFDVTVHPHKGEPIHSAFIRLPGLLYDAGLSPHRTEKLSVKIEIDTNPPEGATTLTTLINRYFLLALLHYDLPSLMAGKLHALLSRPYTKGRDIYDLLWYLTRPDHIEPNIPLLRNALSQTGWNGPQVTAENWREIIANKIVGLDFTRIADDVSPFLERPED; translated from the coding sequence ATGAAGGATCGTGCTCTACAACTTGCTGCTGCGGCCCCTCAAGGACAACGAAGGAACATACTGCGTGAATACGTGCAAGCACATATTCTGTACTCACTGCAATCGGTGCGAGCGTTTGAACAGATCGCTTTTGTCGGTGGAACGGCGTTACGATTTCTATATGGGTTGCATCGATATTCCGAGGATCTCGATTTCTCCCTGGAGCGTGGCGATGGTTACAACTTCGATCGCCTTCTGGATCGAGTAGAATCGGATTTGGTCAAGGCCGGATTTGACGTGACAGTACACCCACACAAAGGAGAGCCGATTCACTCTGCGTTCATCAGGCTACCCGGATTATTGTATGATGCTGGTCTGTCACCGCATCGAACGGAAAAACTATCCGTAAAAATTGAGATCGACACTAACCCCCCTGAGGGAGCGACTACACTAACCACACTGATCAATCGCTACTTCCTTCTTGCCCTTCTCCATTACGACCTCCCTTCGTTAATGGCAGGGAAGCTGCATGCGTTACTATCTCGACCGTACACAAAAGGGCGAGATATTTATGACTTGCTCTGGTACCTCACTCGCCCCGATCATATAGAACCGAATATTCCCTTACTGCGGAACGCTCTGTCTCAGACAGGGTGGAACGGTCCGCAGGTAACCGCGGAAAACTGGCGTGAGATAATCGCTAACAAGATCGTCGGATTGGATTTTACAAGAATCGCAGACGATGTCAGCCCATTCTTGGAAAGACCTGAAGAC